Genomic window (Candidatus Leptovillus gracilis):
CCCCAGATGAGCCGGCAGGCTGGCGATGATCTGAGGCAAAGCGGCCGTTTCCGGGCATGGAACGGCCGCGGAGAAACCGCGCTCCCCATCGGCCGGAGACGCAGCAGCCAGGCGCACCACAGGCTCAGGGTTCGCCTGTGGTCGGGCCAGAGCAGACTGCTCTGCGAGCGCGCAAGCTGCCGGGCGCTGCGCCTGAGTTTGTGTCCGCAGCTGATACAGCCGACGATTGGCCGCCAGCAGTTCTGGCGACGCCGCGGTCATACAGTCGTCCATGCGGCAGTCACGGGCCAACCGATGCGGTCAATGGTTGTACACGCATGTGACAACTATTGACACAGGGATCGGCCTGTGCTATTCTCCTAAATGAAATTGTCCGCATAGGAGATACAGACATATCTCCCCCCTCCCCAATGAAGGGGCTTCATAATCAGGTCAGGATGTTGACGCATCCAAAACCTTCAAAGTATGCGGTTAAGACAACAACTAAACTCTATGCAGAAGAAGCCAGTATTGCCGCACTGGCTTTTTTGCATTTTTGGCAGACCAGGCTGCCAACCAGTACCAACCAAAAGATGTAGATTTTGATTAGCACTGGTCCACAGCTAAGCCTCATCATTGAACCCCTGTCTTGTAAACGATATCCTCATGCCATACGCCTTTCTCTGGGCAGCTACCTGTCTGGGCAGACCGCCTGCCTTGGGCCTGCCTGTGCCTGAGCCAAGTTGTCTCCGGGCAAACCACCTTTGACTTTTTACTCCGTCTGTGCTAACTTAATAAGCGCAAGGGGCAAAAAGAACCCCTCCCTAATAAAAGGGTTTCGCACTGAAGGCGATGCCAACGCCCAATAGTCAGCGAAAGATGCAATTCAAAGACAGAAATCATTGAAGGCCAGGTAATGCCAATACCTGGCCTTCTTTATTTGTTAACTGGGCTGCCACACCCAGGAATAACCACATGAGCGCCATGCAAGCCAAAGCGGCCCACAGACATGTAGATGTTGAGTCCACTGACGATATAAGGAAATAAAGTGTGTAAGGTCTCGACCGCGAGGACCACCGCCATTCTCCTGTATACAATTGGCGGTGAAAGCTAGGGATACTTGACCGGTAATGGGAAATCGGTCATAATCAGCTTTACACCGTCAGCCCCATCGGTAACAACGCTCCGGCAAAAGCTCAGTTACCAGGGGCTTTTTTTTTGCTTGCTGCACAATTACAGCAAATGTTTTAAACCCTTCTGCATTATACATAATCACCCTGTTTAGGCAAAGTACCATCTTGCCCTGCCCACCCCAATTCTCTCTGTTTCGCCCTTGCCATGCCACCAGTATAAGTCGTCTGACGTTGCCCCGATACCTCGGTCTTTGACACCTGAACCGTTAGCTCATCCTGCACCACGACGACGCCAGTCTGGAGAAGCATAACCAAACATTCGCTGCGATTCTGCGCCCCGACAGCGCGATAAATCTCCTTCAAATATTTCTTTACCGCGTTTTCGCTCACATGCAGACGCTGCGCCAGGTCGCTGTTCGTAGCCGCGGGATTAGCAACCAGAACCTCTAACAGCTCCATTTGTCGCGGCGTTAGTTCGCACAACGGGTTATCGCATCGGTAGCAAAGCGCCAGGGGCATTTATTCGTACATACCTCCGAGCATGGCTTCATCTCCTGAAGCCCCGACGAATGTTTTACGCGAGGGATCGGGAGGAAGGGGGCAGCGCAGCAGCACGTGGGTCCCCCGAGGGGTGTTTTCCATTACCTGCAAGTCTCCACCCACAGAATGCGCCCGTTCGTGCATCCCCACAATCCCCATACAACGCCGCCGAATAAGATCGTTGACGGACAGACCCGCTGCGGCCGTGCCCCGGCCGTCATCCACCACTTCCAACAACAGCATTTCATCGTCCCATACCAGCGTGACAAATGCGGAGTTTGCTGCGGCGTGTTTGACAACGTTGTGCAGCGATTCGGTGATGATATGGCAGACAGGCATTATCAGGTCTACCGGTACAACGCTCGCGTCTCCCGTCACTTCGACCGTGACGGGCAGCCCATAATCTTGACGAAACTGACGTACGACAGAATTTACCGCCATCGGCAATTCCTGCTCCAGCACGGGCGGATATAAACCCAGACAAATACCGCGCAGCGTATCCCCTGTCAACAGCAGTTCGTCTATGCCCCGCCCCAAATCGGCCACAACTTGCTGCCTGTTCCAGTCACCGGGGGTAGTGCGAATCTTATCAAGCAGGTTGGTGATAAAAAACATGCGCTGCAAGGGATCGTCGTGAATCTCCTGGGCAATCCGCTTCCGCTCCTGTTCTCGGACCAGCATAATTCGGCGCCCCAACCAGCGCGTCGCTTCAAAGAGGTAAATATTTTCGCTGGCGACCGCGAGAATTCTGGCAACACGCGCCACAAACGTGACCTGCCCAAAATTGAAATAACCGTCTATATTGGGCCGCCCTAACGCCAACAGGCCCACCGCTTCTCCCCGAACCGTGATGGGGACTATCAACTCCGTCCAATCAAAAAGCGACAACAGTGGGTGGCTCTGGGGATGCAGCGCCGTTCGCACCAGCGGCGCCGTCAATGTAGGCAAAATCAACTGCGCCTGGGCAATCAGGTCCATCGTCGTTTCACCGACTATCGGCCGCAGGTCCCCCTGCTCGTCTTTTAAGATCATCATGACCCGGTTGCTGCCCAAGATGCGCGCCACAGAGGTGGCCACCTGCTCTATCGTCTCAAACTCCGGATGGTTGGACAGGTCCGTAGCAAATTCAACCAGGCGTTCTTGTTCGCCGGCAATACGGCCGTATAACAGCCGCTGCATACTCTGGCTCATCGGGCGATTGGCATACAGGGCAAAAAGCAGCGCAGGCACAAATACCACGGTCGACTGGATGACGCCACCCCCAGCGGTTTCTAACCCCAGCCAATGTCGCCCCAGGTAAAGCGTCAAGGCATACAGGCAACCGATACCCATCGTCAAAACCAACAGGTGCAGGGCGCGGCTAAAAAAGAGGTCTAGTCCCAAAAAACCTTTACGGTATATCACAAACAGATACCCGACGGGGATGAAAATCATCAGGGCGATGGCGACAGGAAAGGATAGCAGCGTGACGTCGGCCAATGCTTTGGGAACGATTGTCAACAACATAGTGGGAAAAACGCCTAACAAAAAGAAAAACAGCAAAATCCACAACTGCTGGCGCAGATAGGACGCCGGCGGTAGGCGCAGGACACGCCAGAACAAAATAACCACACAGGTTATCAGGCTCGCCGCCATCGCCAGAAAGCTGAGATCATAAAGGCTGATGCCTACGATTTCCTCAAAGCTGGTCGGCTGGGGAAACAGAACCAACACTTCGTAAGCAGCCAGAGCCGCCAGGAGCGAGGCCAGTAGCAG
Coding sequences:
- a CDS encoding response regulator transcription factor, producing the protein MELLEVLVANPAATNSDLAQRLHVSENAVKKYLKEIYRAVGAQNRSECLVMLLQTGVVVVQDELTVQVSKTEVSGQRQTTYTGGMARAKQRELGWAGQDGTLPKQGDYV